One genomic region from Rosa rugosa chromosome 1, drRosRugo1.1, whole genome shotgun sequence encodes:
- the LOC133723754 gene encoding peroxidase 17-like — MHRVGLDIKKNTMSPLLLPLLLLLVHIITGAAVQLCPDYYSETCPEAETIVRGVMKKAYDREPRSLASVMRFQFHDCFVNGCDASMLLDDTPTMLGEKLSLSNINSLRSYEVVDEVKEALEKACPGVVSCADVIIMASRDAVALTGGPDWQVKVGRLDSLTASQEASDNIMPSPRADAISLIDLFAKFNLSVKDLVALSGSHSIGQGRCFSIMFRLYNQSGTGRPDPAIEPKFREKLKKLCPLNVDQNVTGDLDATPIIFDNQYFKDLASGRGFLNSDQTLFTFPQTRGFVKLFSNDQGEFFKAFIEGMIKMGDLQIEQPGEIRKNCRVANRRPINTF, encoded by the exons ATGCACCGAGTTGGATTGGACATAAAGAAAAATACAATGTCTcccctcctccttcctctcctcctccttcttgtCCACATAATAACCGGGGCGGCCGTGCAGCTCTGCCCCGATTATTACTCCGAGACGTGCCCGGAAGCTGAAACCATAGTCCGGGGTGTCATGAAGAAGGCTTATGATAGAGAGCCGCGAAGCCTTGCCTCGGTCATGCGCTTCCAATTCCATGATTGCTTTGTTAAT GGTTGTGATGCTTCTATGTTACTCGATGACACTCCAACCATGCTTGGGGAAAAACTCTCCCTTTCAAACATAAATTCACTGAGATCTTATGAGGTTGTTGATGAAGTCAAGGAAGCCTTGGAGAAAGCCTGTCCTGGTGTTGTTTCTTGTGCTGACGTCATAATCATGGCTTCTAGAGATGCTGTTGCTCTG ACTGGAGGACCAGATTGGCAAGTAAAGGTAGGAAGATTGGACAGCTTAACAGCTAGCCAAGAAGCCTCGGACAACATTATGCCGAGTCCAAGAGCCGATGCAATCTCCCTCATTGACCTCTTTGCCAAATTCAATCTTTCTGTCAAAGACCTTGTTGCGCTTTCAGGGTCACACTCCATTGGACAGGGGCGGTGCTTTTCCATCATGTTTCGGCTGTACAACCAATCCGGCACTGGCAGGCCAGACCCTGCCATTGAACCAAAGTTTAGAGAAAAGCTAAAGAAACTATGCCCTTTGAATGTGGACCAAAATGTGACTGGAGACCTTGATGCTACACCTATAATATTTGATAACCAGTACTTCAAGGACTTGGCTTCCGGGAGAGGGTTTCTGAATTCGGATCAAACACTTTTCACATTTCCGCAGACAAGAGGATTTGTTAAGCTGTTCAGCAATGATCAAGGAGAATTTTTCAAGGCTTTTATTGAGGGGATGATAAAGATGGGTGACTTGCAGATTGAGCAACCTGGGGAGATAAGGAAAAATTGCAGGGTGGCTAATCGTCGCCCTATCAACACATTCTGA